The following coding sequences are from one Microtus pennsylvanicus isolate mMicPen1 chromosome 1, mMicPen1.hap1, whole genome shotgun sequence window:
- the LOC142841165 gene encoding LOW QUALITY PROTEIN: arylacetamide deacetylase-like 4 (The sequence of the model RefSeq protein was modified relative to this genomic sequence to represent the inferred CDS: inserted 1 base in 1 codon), which translates to MAVLWLLLLAGLPTFLLGVFVWVAIQNFLTADIPSTLKHPVKLWFMHCIRQYLIVLGNILEKLRICAMPRFLQFLISLMLIKKDPNVLATDMHFGTVPVRLIKPKAVSSKPRRGIVFYHGGGAIIGSLDSYHGLCSFLASETDSVVLMVGYRKLPSYHHPVLANDCLSATIYFLMHLESFAVDPSRVVLCGESIGGWAVATVMQVLTRIPSLPQVQAQVLIQPILNFVNFQLPSYQQSKNVPFLTRDMLFMCLCKYLAIDLSWKGAMLAGAVIPLDKWKKYQKWISHENIPRRFWRQFSQPESLGPFNEAAYXETKHIWSAEISPVLADARVISQLPKTLLVSCENDILRDDVLLYEKRLEDQGIPVNWYHVEDGFQGCIMLLDKKYLSFPCSMKAAKAVIGYIKGI; encoded by the exons ATGGCTGtgctctggctgctgctgctaGCAGGGTTGCCCACATTCTTACTGGGAGTCTTTGTATGGGTTGCTATTCAAAACTTCCTCACGGCAGATATCCCTTCTACCCTGAAGCATCCGGTCAAGTTATGGTTTATGCACTGCATTAGACAGTACCTGATAGTGCTG GGAAACATCCTAGAGAAACTGAGAATTTGTGCCATGCCCAGGTTTTTACAGTTTCTCATAAGCCTAATGCTGATAAAGAAGGATCCTAACGTGCTGGCGACTGACATGCATTTTGGAACAGTTCCTGTGAGGCTGATCAAGCCCAAGGCAGTGTCTTCCAAACCCCGGCGAGGCATCGTCTTCTATCATGGAGGAGGTGCAATAATTGGAAGCTTGG ACAGTTACCATGGCCTTTGCAGCTTCCTGGCCAGTGAGACAGACTCTGTGGTGCTGATGGTAGG GTACCGCAAGCTTCCTAGCTACCATCATCCTGTCCTTGCCAATGattgcctgagtgccaccatctACTTCCTGATGCACCTGGAATCCTTTGCGGTGGACCCATCCCGGGTGGTTCTTTGTGGAGAGAGTATTGGAGGTTGGGCTGTGGCCACTGTCATGCAGGTCTTAACCAGAATTCCCAGTCTACCCCAGGTCCAGGCACAAGTCCTGATTCAACCAATTTTGAATTTCGTTAATTTTCAGTTGCCATCATATCAGCAGAGCAAAAATGTGCCATTCCTTACCAGAGACATgctgtttatgtgtctgtgtaaataCCTGGCCATTGACCTCTCTTGGAAAGGTGCCATGTTGGCAGGTGCTGTTATACCTCTGGATAAGTGGAAGAAATACCAGAAATGGATCAGTCATGAAAACATCCCCAGAAGGTTTTGGAGACAATTTTCACAACCAGAGTCTCTTGGGCCTTTTAATGAGGCTGCCT CTGAAACCAAACACATTTGGAGTGCAGAAATTTCGCCCGTCCTAGCAGATGCCAGGGTTATTTCTCAGCTTCCTAAGACATTGCTGGTGAGCTGTGAGAACGACATCCTCCGGGATGATGTGTTGCTGTACGAGAAGCGCTTAGAAGACCAGGGGATCCCTGTGAACTGGTACCATGTGGAAGATGGCTTTCAGGGATGCATTATGTTGCTTGATAAGAAGTATCTTTCTTTCCCCTGCTCTATGAAAGctgcaaaggctgtcattggttACATAAAGGGTATTTGA